Sequence from the Montipora foliosa isolate CH-2021 chromosome 12, ASM3666993v2, whole genome shotgun sequence genome:
CAACACAAAGATGCAAAAGGATCGTAAACCTGATTGACCAGCGAAAGGATACATCTCCTTAATTCAATTAAGGTGTTTCCTTTGTTCAAGTCTCTAAGGTCATTAGCATGCATGTGTTTTCCTTAAATGCCGCTGAACAATTTGATTGGTTTCCAATTAGTAGGTAGCAGATCGGTTGCACATAAAACTGAAGATTCCCCAGGAGAGAAGACTTGGCCAATATTAACTGTAAAAATCACTGGAATCTAACGTCTGAACCAGCGAAAACTGCCACATACGCCTTTAATGCTGAAATCCGTGTACGTATataattgtattattgtattcttTATGCAATGGTGTCCGCTTTCACTGATCGATATTCTAGTATTTTTTCTGTCTCGATAAAATTTGCAGTTGGTTCCCTCATCATTTtgtaatgaaatgaaatttagtATTAAAGAGGAAAGTGGATGACAAATTCTGTGATCAAACTTATAAGGCAGGCAAATATGGCACGTTAAATGTTGTTTTAAATGCTTCAATTCCGAACATTTCCTTTGTGAAATTAAAACCACATGCAGATCTCAGTTCAATCAAAAGTAGGGGAAAAAAGATGTCAATATGAATTTCGAGTCATTTTTTAGGAAACTCAGGGTTACACGTTATAGTTTGTaagtttattaatattttgaaaCGCTTTTAAGCTCATCCGCTCATCCTGGTGAAATAATGATTGCAACACAAATAACATCCATTATGGTGACATACTGTGGGAAAGAAAAGATGTTGACATCTGATGATCAATCCGCTAccaatttaatttaaaatccCCAAGTCACCACTTGACATACACAATATGAGACAACTACATGACAGGAAGAAACGCACAATAGAAGACATTACCACTTATTCAAAAATTAAACATCTTTccaaaatttacaatttatttggaaaaagattggTGCTTTTCTATAGATACTAATATTTGTATACATTATTTATATATTAAAAACGTACCACGTTTCGCATGAAAGTGTGCCACTTAAACTTTACAATGGGGGTACAATGAAGTTAAGGGTTGACtatcttttttttaagaaatgcaTCAGCTTTTCCGAGATTTTACTGCAAATaatgttttaaaatttatttttttatttagcaAAGGGACGTCATTTTTGGCTCGCCGCGTTATaacaacaatttcttttttcatgaaGTAGATTTTAATCTTTGAATGTCGTGTtctttttgatttcttttttcaatgctGTGGGTTGATTTTCGTGTTTCATTCAGGTACATCTTTGGTTTCATTTATATATAAGAAGAAGAATGAACAACTCTACACCAAGCAATGGGGCTGAGGATTCAAGCACCGAGATCATGACCTCGCTGTCCGCCATGGCATGGAGTTTTGCATTTGGTGTTTTGGCAGTGATGGCCATATTTGGAAACTTAAGCGTGATTTTTGCATTTGCTCGAGATATTAGGCTTCGAACGCGAACGAATTTTATTATCGTGGGTCTGTCAACAGCTGATTTATTGGTGAGCTTTATGGCAATTCCACTATATATTGCTATGATCATGCTATACACGAGTCATCGGAAAATCCATGTTGCCCTTAATGTCATTTATCATGCAGTAGACGTATTTGGAGGGTTTGCTTCAATATTTCATTTAATATTCATAAGCCTGGAACGTTTTTACGCAATTGCCTTTCCCGTTAATCATCGCAATTCATCAAAAAATATCTACCGGAGAGCGTTAATGGGATGTTGGGTGGCCGCAGGCACGCTAGCGTTTATTCATTCCATAAGGCAAAGTGACTACAACATAGGTGGTGCTTTTTTCGTTCTTTTCTGCGTCTGCTTCTTCGTGGCTTTTATCGTCATCTGCGCTGCTTATTTCGGAATATGGAGAAAGACCAAGGAAAAGAAACTGATTCAAAAAGGCTCAGGAAGGGTCTTCAAGCGACACCAGCAAGAAATAATGATTTCCATGTCTATTCTTATCGTTATaattgtctttgttttgacctggcTTCCATTTTTCTGCATAAACGCAATTTTCTTCTTTGAAGGGACGTTCAAGCGCACGTCTATCCCATTTGAAGTTGTCCAATTTACCAAGTTGCTACACTATAGTAACTCAGCCATTAATCCAATTATTTATTCGCTGCGAATTCCTGGGTTCAGGAGAACTTTCACGGGACTTATAAGGAGAGAGTCTACGAGATCACTCAGAATTTCACTTGCTCTATCACGACATGATTCCACAAAGAATGACCAAGGACACAACCTGGTGGACGCCACAATTGGTAGTTGAACCTTTATAGGCACGGAGCAATATATACCCTTCCAAGCCATGGGGAAAGTGACAGGGGTAGGctagttgctccatgtgtacacTTTGACAGGGTGGGCCCCCCTTGAATCATGTGGAAACAGCTTAGCTCAAGATAAGTGAAAATGTACGGTAGGGTATCATCAGTAGTCATGAAAACTAGAATACAAgaaaatcaaaaagaaaaactagagGTGTGGCAAAAGAACGGAACAGAAGTTTTCTTTCACGAAAGGCGACAAAACCCCAAGTTAAAGAGTGACTGTGCAAGAGAACTACATAACTAGGTATAACTTAAATTTTTAGTAGATCCCGCATACCTGCGTGGGGTTGTAGTGAGTTGCTGTGTTGTGGCTGCAGTAATCCAAGTTCAAATCCTTGTCCCGGTATTAACCCTCGGCCGCTTGATAAAATGCTCGCATTCTATTGGCAAGTCCGTGGTTACTACAATGCGACATGGCTGAAGAAACCCAAGTTTAGGTAATTAGGTAGTCCGTACTTTTATTATTGTCTCGACGTTTTTGAACTTCCATTCATTCTGTAGTGTCTTCAGTTATTGCAGTTTTCCAAATTTCCATCTGTTGTATTTTTTAGCCAGTCCAATGCTAGTAGTTAGTAGGAAGTTCATCAATCATCTATGTTGGCGGACTTCTTTTTATTAAATATTGTTAACACCTATCTTGAAAATATGACAATTACTGAAGTGTTTTCGCTCAATAGGCAGTATTGATAATATCCGATGGGAACTCTACTTGTAGGAAGGTGCATGGGTGTGTTGTCGGTCGAAtgcggtctcaggttgaattcATTTTTACtaaggttaaattcgtgatcttCCGATTTTTCCTAGGATGAATATGCACTCTgcctagtttaaagcagctatcaatcCCGCCAAAAAGGTGTGAAAATACCTACCTTCCTACGCATCTcgacacatcttcttaatgtttcatatcaTTTTATCGGTttctacaaggtcagacgggagcaggccgcgggaactgacgatgttaaagtacggcaatgaacatgtacaagtacaaggaaggattacagtgctacacggccaacgtttgcatcgTCAGTCAccgcggcctgctcccgtctgaccttgtagctcagtcggtagagcagcggtgatcttacccgaagatcgtgggttcagttcccaccctggGCAGAGTttttgtgggcccatttccgtcATTAGGGCTAACGCacacatggttcatatgtggTAGATACTGGGCACTtcgcattacactctaatcagttaagtctatatTTTGAACTTTGACGTGAATAACAGCAttggagtgcagggatggcgcagtgatgagagcactcacctcccaccaatgtggcccgggttcgattcccagactccgCGTCATATGAAGGTTGAGTATGTTGGTTCTCTAATCTGCAccgggaggtttttctccgggtactccggttttcccctctccttaaaaaccaatattttgacttgatttgtgtttattgtttttttgttgttgtttaatatatatatacacaaatgtaagaaggaaagtattactagttactcgagtttcacgctcaaggcgatcatcagatatatcaagagaaaatgaggggacagagaaggagactcccggtccagcccttgggatatgtcatgtccacgaaagttatttttagacgagcggaagtcttccgagacggccgcatgcaggccaacctcggtccgatgtttgaaagaaaatatatattcatcagccttccacgtgcgccatcaatttctcttttcactaagaacctgagagcgaagcaagactgcatgcggacgtctcggaagacagacttcccctagaacaaagacttccgctcgtctaaaaataactttcgtggacataacatatcccggccaacgccttgagcctccctctctgtccctcattttctcttggatatATATAATCATTATAAACAATAACTATATTACCTTTACAATACGTACAAATAATACTTACAATACATTAGAATActaacaaaaagagaaaaaaaatacggTTACATTCACTACTAAGATTTGCGAAAAAGTTGCGTTATTTCCTACAAAGTACAAAGAATAGTAATATACAGCTGCTCTAAGTTACAAGCTTCTTGTCAATTAAAGGTTTCCATTTATTGTAGTAGCGCTCATTTGAATTAGTCCTtgttgatatttatttttcgaTCTCGGCCTTGCTTATCACTATTGTTGAGTAAGTACAAAAACACAAAGGTTCTTTGTTAATGCTACAACagtgtatacatattgtatttCGCAATTAGTAAGAGGTAATTTGTTAACTTACAAAGACTGTCGTTATCTATGATACCGTATAAGATTTTCACGGTTGATAATTCTAGTTTATTGCCGTTAGAGTCTCATACCACTCCAGAAAGATTTTCCAGAACTCTGATACCACCGGACATGAAACAAGCATATGCTTTagatcttgttttgtttttaagcaTAAATTAGAAAGATCACTGCTTGCGAGTTTAGCTTTAAAAATAACT
This genomic interval carries:
- the LOC137979358 gene encoding 5-hydroxytryptamine receptor 4-like, whose amino-acid sequence is MNNSTPSNGAEDSSTEIMTSLSAMAWSFAFGVLAVMAIFGNLSVIFAFARDIRLRTRTNFIIVGLSTADLLVSFMAIPLYIAMIMLYTSHRKIHVALNVIYHAVDVFGGFASIFHLIFISLERFYAIAFPVNHRNSSKNIYRRALMGCWVAAGTLAFIHSIRQSDYNIGGAFFVLFCVCFFVAFIVICAAYFGIWRKTKEKKLIQKGSGRVFKRHQQEIMISMSILIVIIVFVLTWLPFFCINAIFFFEGTFKRTSIPFEVVQFTKLLHYSNSAINPIIYSLRIPGFRRTFTGLIRRESTRSLRISLALSRHDSTKNDQGHNLVDATIGS